The sequence below is a genomic window from Nostoc flagelliforme CCNUN1.
TAATCAATTCGTGGTGCCGGGTTGCGTTGGAACAATTGGTTGCGTTGGAATAACCGGTTGTGTTGGAACACTCGGTTGCGTTGGAACACTTGGTTGCGTTGGAAATGGGGTAGTCTCTAAACTTGGACTTGAACCGGCAGGTATTATAGTTGACGGTGGAGACGAAGATGAAGCACCGATAACACTATCATCAGCACTGATACAAGTATCTAACGCCTGTGTAGCAAGAAAGTCGATTTGACTACGCAAGCCAACCACACACTGCCCAAAGCGCACGGGTAACAAACTACGTCCACAGTAATCTAGAACTGCCGGGTTAGCTTCTTCCTTGGTACTTAAGCTGACGCCAACTACACAGGTAGCTAACTCCTCAGGACGTCGGGCCCTCCCACAAGAAGAAAGGGCATCTGTCGCGGCAATTTGGGTTTCCTTATCAATTTTAACCACGCAAGCGGCCAAATCCCTTGGACGCAGTGCTGCTGCACAACCTTGTGATGCCGCTTCTGCCGTTACACCCACGCTCAAAAGGCGACCTGCACAGACACTATAATCATTGTTGTAGGAAGCAGCGATCGCTGTATTTGGTAAGATCGTTGCCAAGCATCCAGCTATAGCCAAAACTGGTACTGTTAAAATCCTGGAGGCAGAACTGGCTTGTTTGTTCTTACCTCTATTAACCGCTTTATTGCTCATTGACATTGCCATTCTCCAAACACCCAAGGTTATGCTAACTCAAATATTTTAAAAATCCTCTGCAATTAAAGAATTTCGGCGGTAGCAAGGTATAGACATAATTAATTATGCCGGAAATTGTGTTAATATAACTGTTTGAAAGATAAGTAGGCAACGTAAAAAGTATTTCAGAGTAAGAATACTGCGTAAATCAATCTGATGATTGAGTAGCCTACGAAACTAAATAAACACAAAAAACTTATTGGCAGGAGTACGGCGTGACAGGCCGGAATTCAGGCTTGGAAGCCAGTATGTCGGCTCTACCGACTTAAAGCAACTGGCGTAATTGATGCCTCTACATTGGTAGGATACGTCATACCAAGGTAAGCACCCTCAAGGAACGAAAAATCCTCTGATTTTTAATCAGAGATATGTCAACATAGTATGTCATCATAGTATGTTTGGCTAAATATGTTTGCCTAAAGTTTAAACAGGATTAGATTAAGGAAACTCATGTCCCGATATAGAGGGCCACGCCTCAGAATTGTACGCCGCTTGGGCGATTTACCAGGATTAACTCGTAAAAGCGCCAGACGCGCTTATCCGCCTGGTCAGCATGGTCAGAACCGTAAGAAGCGCTCTGAATATGCTATCCGTCTAGAAGAAAAGCAAAAGCTCCGCTTCAACTACGGTTTGACTGAAAAGCAATTGCTGCGCTATGTGCGTAAAGCCAGACGTGTTACTGGTTCTACCGGACAAGTGCTGCTGCAATTGCTAGAAATGCGCTTGGATAATACCGTTTTCCGCTTGGGTATAGCCCCGACTATCCCAGCAGCTCGTCAACTGGTAAATCACGGTCACGTAACTGTTAACGGTCGTGTGGTTAATATTGCCAGCTACCAATGCCGTCCTGGCGAAGTAATTGCCGTCAGGGATCGGGCACAATCAAGGAAGTTGGTGGAAGCTAACTTGCAATATCCCGGTTTGGCAAACCTCCCCAGTCATTTGGAGTTTGACAAAAATAAGTTGGTTGGTAAAGTCAACAGTGTTATTGAGCGGGAATGGGTGGCATTACAAGTTAACGAACTACTTGTGGTGGAATACTACTCACGACAAGCTTAAACAGTTAATAGTTAGGAGTTATGAGTTATGAGTTGAAAGACGATAATTCCTAACTCCTAACTATTTTCTATCCACCGATTTGCGACATGGTGCGGGTATATGTACCTGAAATGCCAGAATCGCGCCCTTTAAAGTTAATTTCTGGCTTAATTCCGAGTAAATGCTTTACCTGCTCCTGTAATTGAGCGGTGCTAGTGCCAGAACGCAAAGCCGTTTTTAAATCTATTTGACCAGTTTCATTTAATAAACAAGGACGCAGCCAGCCATCGGCACTCAGGCGCATCCGGTTACAACGATCGCAAAAACATTCCGACATTTGACTAATAAATCCCAGTGTCCCCTTCGCACCGGGAATTTGAAAGACATCAGCAGGGCCAGCACCACTAACTTGTGATTCTGTCAAGCCCCAGCGATCGCGGATTTGTTGCCGTAAATCGGCTGAAGATACCCAACCGCGATCGCCAAACAAATGCACATTACCAATGGGCATAAATTCAATAAATCGAACGTGCCACTGTTTATCAATTGTCAAGGCAGCTAAATCGAGAACTTCGTGGTCATTAACACCAGGAATTACCACCACATTTAGCTTTAGGGGGTCGAATCCAACGTGATGGGCAGCTTGAATGCCCTGCCAAACTTGTTGCCAACGAGAACGCCCGTGATTACCAATAATTTGATCAAAAATGTCGGGATCAAGAGAGTCTAGACTAATATTAATTCGTCGCAAACCAGCATTATAGAGGTTTTGTGCCATCGGAGCCAGCAAAAAACCGTTAGTGGTCATTGAAAGGTCTTGAGTTTGGGGGAGAGTTGCGATCGCGCTTACTAAATCTACCACGCGCGGACGCAATAAGGGTTCACCCCCAGTCAACCGAAACCGCTTAAAGCCTACTGGAATAAATACCTCTTCAATTAAAGTGAGTAGTTCTTCATCAGTCAACAGCTGTTGCTTGAGAATATAATCCAGTTCTACTCCCTCTGGCATACAGTATTGACAACGAAAATTGCAGCGATCAATTAAGCTTATGCGGAGGTAGTCTACCTGATTCATTGTTTTATTTTTATTGTCTCTAATTAATTAAAGACTTTACAAAGTTGGTTTACGCCCTCGTACTATATTTCTGGTAACTCAAGATACCGTACTCCCCCTTAAGTGAGAGTCCACAGATTGTGGCATAATAAGCCGATCGCATCCACTAGTTAGTCATCAATCGTGCAAGACACCGACTCTATAAACGACCTTGCTGCTGCTTTACTACAGCCAGCAGATATCAGCTTTGAACTGCCCGATCCAGAAGATGAACAGATTCTAGAATCAGATTTTCAACAGCAGCTAGAAGTAGCGTGGCAGGTATGCGATCGCTTTGATTTGCAAACTGAAATTTGGCGGGGGCGAATTTTACGGGCTATCCGCGACAGAGAGAAAGTTGGTGGTGACGGACGCGGTACTGGCTTTCTACGATGGCTAAAAGAGCGGGAAATCAGCAAAAGTCAAGCATACTCCTGGATTCAACTGGCGAATAGTGCCGATACTCTCATCGAAGACGGTAAGCTTGATCCCGGAACTGTAAACAATTTCAGCAAACGGGCATTTGTTGAAACTTCCAAAGCAGTCCCAGAAGTGCAACAGATGGTGAGTGAAGCCGCCCAAAAAGGCGATCGCATCACCAGGCGAGAAGTGCGTCAACTCAACGATGAATGGACAGCCATGTCCTCAGATTTATTACCCGAAGCAGTCAAAGAAAAAGCAGCAGATAACACCCTTCCTCCACGTTATATCGCCCCACTGGTGAAGGAAATGGAAAAACTGCCAGAATCGCACCAAAAGTTTATTCAAAAGGAAATTGCTGCTAATCCTGATGTGGATACCCTCAAACAGGTAACTACCGAAGCGCGTAACTTAGCCAAATATCTCAAAGGGGCGGCTCAAGTTCAGGCGCTAACGCAGGAAAATGTTGATATTGAAACAGCCTTAGAAGAAGCGCAAAGAGTCGGCTGTTTGAGCATTGCTGCTGATTTGGTGAATCAAGCATCGCAAATTGAACAAACGATCGCTAAATTGTACATGACTTGGAAACGGATTAGTAATTTAGCAGATCGATTATATGTAGATACAGGTGCAAGTACACCCAACTTGCGATCGCTCCTCACTTGCTTGGAACCTCTGGGTGGTGAAATCATGGAATTGCAACTTAGTGGTGCGACTGAACACACTATACGTCTGCAAATTCAGGAGATGAGTTAAATCAATTCGGAATTCGCAATGACGCTCGTTCCGACGGGGAGCATCTCAAATGTGCAAGTTTATTTTTATACGGTATTTGGACTTAAACGGAGAATGAAATAACGAACCGCAAAGGACGCAAAGAACGCAAAGGAAAGAGGTTTGTACAGGATTTTTGTACCAGTCCTATGTCTTTTGGCAAAATTGGGATGCTCCCGTTCCGACGCTGCGCTAACGCAATTCGCAATTACGTTTTGTAACGGGGATTTAAATTAGGCATCAAACACCTGCTGGCGTCGTTAGGCTCTTGACTTAAACCCCCACCACTTGTTAAAGAATAGGCAATAGCGATGCCAAAGACTGGCTACGCCGGAGCAGTTTATCTTTCAGCCTTTGGAATTGCTGAGAGTAAGGCACGGAGAGCGTTGTTAACAGCTTCTGATGCTAATTCTTAATTCCCGTCGCAGCAATACCTTGAATAAACTGACGCTGACCAATGAGAAATAGTACCATCACTGGAACAGTCGCTATTGTCACCGCCGCCATCATCAACGGCCAATTATTCGTAAATTGCTCTTGAAACTCAGCCAACGCCAGTTGCACCGTCCTTAATTCTGGTCGCGTCGTAAACACCAAAGGCTTAAACAAATCATTCCATTCACCGATGAAGGTGAACAAAAACAGCGTCACCAAGGCCGGACGGGCTAAAGGTAACATCACCCGCCACAAAATTTGCAGTCGGTTCGCCCCATCTATCGCTGCGGCTTCCTCTAACTCCACAGGAATTGTCTGGAAATACTGACGTAACAAGAAAATTCCAAACCCGTTGACCGCAGTGGGTAAAATCATCGCCCAGTATGTATTTATCAAATGTCCCCACTTCAAAACCAAAAAGATGGGAATCACCAATAACTGAAAGGGAATCACCAAAGTTGCTAAAACGACCAAAAGCAGTGCTTGGCGTCCCCGAAACTTCAGCCGTGCTAGGGCGTAACCCGCTAAAGCAGAAGTGACAATCTGAAACGCCGTCACAGCGATCGCTACCAAGGTAGAATTAGCAAACGCCAGCAAAAATTTTCCCTGTTGCCATGCAACCCGGTAATTAGCTAAAGACCAGCTATTTTTGGACACATTTTCCGGGCTGGTGGCCGTCGGTGCAAAGGAGGTGAGAAAGACCACAAACAGAGGTAGTAGAACGATAAATGCCCCTAGCAGTAAGACTACTAGGCTCAAAAAATCGCCAGATTTCAGATTCGGGTTTGGTTTAAACATAACTTGAGCTGCAAAGCATTTGTTTCGCTAGTACTAGAGCATCTCACCCAGCAACAGTTAATCTATAAACATAGTTACTTGTTAAGTTAAATTAAACCACAGTGATTATTACCCTCAGTTCATGGGGTAAATTGAATCCTGGTGTCAAATAATCAGGTTTACAGGAGTAAAGATACCATGCAGCAGCTTACAGACCAATCTAAAGAATTAGATTTCAAGAGCGAAACATACAAAGATGCTTATAGCCGGATTAATGCGATCGTGATTGAAGGGGAACAAGAAGCCCATGAGAATTACATCACACTATCCCAACTGCTGCCAGAATCTCATGATGAATTGATTCGCCTATCCAAGATGGAAAGTCGGCATAAGAAAGGATTTGAAGCTTGTGGGCGCAATTTACAAGTAACCCCAGATTTGCAATTTGCTAAAGAATTTTTCTCTGGACTACACCAAAATTTCCAAACAGCAGCCGCAGAAGGAAAGGTTGTGACTTGCTTGTTGATTCAGTCTTTGATTATTGAATGTTTTGCGATCGCAGCATATAACATTTACATCCCCGTCGCCGACGATTTCGCCCGCAAAATCACTGAGGGAGTAGTAAAAGAAGAATATAGCCACCTCAACTTTGGAGAAGTTTGGTTGAAAGAACACTTTACAGAAGCCAAAGCTGAACTAGAGCAAGCAAATCGCCAGAACCTACCCATAGTGTGGAGAATGCTCAACCAAGTAGAGGGTGATGCCCACACAATGGCAATGGAAAAAGATGCTTTAGTAGAAGACTTTATGATTCAGTACGGTGAAGCATTAAGTAACATCGGTTTTACGACTCGCGATATTATGCGCTTGTCAGCCTACGGACTCATAGCCGCTTAAAAAAAGTTAGGAGCAAAGCCGGAGACGCTTTGCCTCCGGTGAGGAATGATCAGTGAGAAATTATCAGTTGTACTCTTAACTCCTAACTCCCAACTCTTAACTCCCAACTCCCAACTCTACTAAATTCCACCCTTTCGAGACAGCATAAGCCTAATAATCACTACATGTTTGGTCTAATTGGACATCTGACTAGTTTGGAACACGCTCAATCGGTAGCTCAAGAATTGGGATACCCAGAATATGCCGATCAAGGGCTAGACTTTTGGTGTAGCGCCCCACCGCAAATTGTTGATAGTATTATTGTCACCAGTGTAACTGGGCAACAAATTGAAGGAAGGTATGTAGAATCTTGCTTTTTGCCAGAGATGCTAGCTAGTCGCCGCATCAAAGCCGCAACGCGCAAAATCCTCAACGCTATGGCCCATGCACAGAAGCACGGCATTAATATCACAGCTTTAGGCGGATTTTCCTCAATTATTTTTGAAAACTTTAAGTTAGAGCAGTTTAGCCAAGTCCGCAACATTAAACTAGAGTTTGAACGGTTCACCACAGGAAACACTCATACTGCCTACATTATTTGTAAGCAGGTGGAAGAAGCCTCCAAACAACTGGGAATTGATTTATCAAAAGCAACTGTTGCTATATGTGGAGCAACTGGGGATATTGGTAGTGCAGTTACACGTTGGCTAGATGCAAAAACAGATGTTCAAGAACTTCTACTGATAGCCCGCGATCAAGAACGTCTCAAAGAGTTGCAAGGCGAACTAGGTCGGGGAAAAATCATGGGTTTGACAGAAGCACTACCCCTAGCTGATGTTGTAGTTTGGGTTGCTAGTATGCCCAGAGGCGTGGAAATTGACCCTACCACTTTAAAACAACCCTGCTTGTTGATTGATGGTGGTTATCCTAAAAACTTAGCAACAAAAATTCAGTATCCTGGTGTACATGTGTTAAATGGTGGAATTGTAGAGCATTCCCTGGATATTGACTGGAAAATTATGAAAATCGTCAATATGGACGTGCCAGCCCGCCAGTTGTTTGCTTGTTTTGCCGAATCAATGCTGCTGGAATTTGAGAAGTTATACACGAACTTTTCATGGGGACGGAATCAGATTACCGTAGATAAAATGGAGCAGATTGGTCGGGTATCAGTAAAACATGGATTTAGACCACTGCTGGTTTAACTGTAAGAGTTAGGAGTTTTAAAAGTTAGGAGTTAAAAGTTAGGAATTGGGAGTTAAGAATTAGGAGTTAGAAGTTAATAGCTTTCATAAGTCCACACCTTCTAAAACCTCACTCCTCACTCCTTACTCCTTACTCCTTACTCCTCGTCCCTCACTCCGAAAAACCTATAACTCGTAACTTATAACCCCTACGATGGCAACTACCGAGCGTAAACCGCTACTGTTAGATTTTGAAAAGCCCCTAGCAGAACTAGCAACCCGAATCGATCAAATTCGGCAACTTGCAGAGGAAAATGGCGTCGATGTTTCTGGTCAAATTCGTCAACTAGAAGCACGCGCCATGCAACTGCGTGAGGAAATTTTCAGTAGTCTATCCCCGTCTCAGCGACTGCAAGTCGCTCGTCATCCGCGTCGCCCCAGTACTCTCGATTACATTCAGGCCATTAGTGATGAATGGATGGAATTGCATGGCGATCGCTGTGGTGGTGACGATCCGGCTTTAGTTGGTGGTGTCGGTCGTCTGAGTGGGCAACCTGTGGTGATGTTAGGTCATCAAAAAGGTCGTGATACCAAAGACAATATTGCCCGTAACTTTGGAATGCCTTACCCTGGCGGCTACCGCAAAGCGATGCGGTTAATGGAACATGCCAACAAGTTTAGTATGCCAATACTAACTTTTATCGACACACCAGGAGCTTGGTCTGGAGTAGAAGCAGAACACCAAGGTCAAGGCGAAGCGATCGCCTACAACTTGCGAGAAATGTTTTGCTTAGATGTGCCAATTATCTGCACAGTGATCGGTGAAGGCGGTTCCGGTGGTGCCCTTGGTATTGGCGTAGGCGATCGCCTACTCATGTTTGAACACTCAGTTTATACTGTCGCCACTCCCGAAGCCTGCGCTGCCATTCTGTGGAAAGATGCTGCTAAGGCTCCCCAAGCAGCTGTTGCTCTAAAAATTATTTCCCACGACCTGAAAAAGTTAGGAATTATCGACCAAATACTGCCTGAACCCACTGGCGGTGCTCATTCCGATCCTTTAAAAGCCGCTACTATTCTCAAGCAAGTGCTGTTGGAAAATTTGGACGAACTCAATCGTTTAACCGCTCCAGAACGCCGTCAACTGCGCTATGAAAAATTCCGTAAAATTGGCGTTTTTACAGAAGTTGCCCACTAATAACCCTGCATAATAATTGATTAGCAGAGCAGCAATGCTATAATTGCCTATGTGCTTAAAGATTTTTAACAATCTAGCCATAGGCATTTGCATGTTTGCTAAATCTACTCAATTTGATTGAGTAGCTTTTGTATTATCAAGTAATCTAATGTGAGTATACGGCATGGTTTTCCAGGCGACGATTTGTTGTCTTCACTGGTAAAACCCACAATATACCCACTGTTGCACTGAATCATAGCAGTTGCTTAATGGAAATAATCAGATTTTTAGATTCCTTTAATCTATCTAAACCGAGAAGTGTGAATAATTGGGTGGTAATAGAGTTTGGGAACTGCCAAAAAATTGGGAGACACCATGAATGAGT
It includes:
- a CDS encoding long-chain acyl-[acyl-carrier-protein] reductase, translating into MFGLIGHLTSLEHAQSVAQELGYPEYADQGLDFWCSAPPQIVDSIIVTSVTGQQIEGRYVESCFLPEMLASRRIKAATRKILNAMAHAQKHGINITALGGFSSIIFENFKLEQFSQVRNIKLEFERFTTGNTHTAYIICKQVEEASKQLGIDLSKATVAICGATGDIGSAVTRWLDAKTDVQELLLIARDQERLKELQGELGRGKIMGLTEALPLADVVVWVASMPRGVEIDPTTLKQPCLLIDGGYPKNLATKIQYPGVHVLNGGIVEHSLDIDWKIMKIVNMDVPARQLFACFAESMLLEFEKLYTNFSWGRNQITVDKMEQIGRVSVKHGFRPLLV
- the moaA gene encoding GTP 3',8-cyclase MoaA, translating into MNQVDYLRISLIDRCNFRCQYCMPEGVELDYILKQQLLTDEELLTLIEEVFIPVGFKRFRLTGGEPLLRPRVVDLVSAIATLPQTQDLSMTTNGFLLAPMAQNLYNAGLRRINISLDSLDPDIFDQIIGNHGRSRWQQVWQGIQAAHHVGFDPLKLNVVVIPGVNDHEVLDLAALTIDKQWHVRFIEFMPIGNVHLFGDRGWVSSADLRQQIRDRWGLTESQVSGAGPADVFQIPGAKGTLGFISQMSECFCDRCNRMRLSADGWLRPCLLNETGQIDLKTALRSGTSTAQLQEQVKHLLGIKPEINFKGRDSGISGTYTRTMSQIGG
- a CDS encoding acetyl-CoA carboxylase carboxyltransferase subunit alpha produces the protein MATTERKPLLLDFEKPLAELATRIDQIRQLAEENGVDVSGQIRQLEARAMQLREEIFSSLSPSQRLQVARHPRRPSTLDYIQAISDEWMELHGDRCGGDDPALVGGVGRLSGQPVVMLGHQKGRDTKDNIARNFGMPYPGGYRKAMRLMEHANKFSMPILTFIDTPGAWSGVEAEHQGQGEAIAYNLREMFCLDVPIICTVIGEGGSGGALGIGVGDRLLMFEHSVYTVATPEACAAILWKDAAKAPQAAVALKIISHDLKKLGIIDQILPEPTGGAHSDPLKAATILKQVLLENLDELNRLTAPERRQLRYEKFRKIGVFTEVAH
- a CDS encoding aldehyde oxygenase (deformylating), with product MQQLTDQSKELDFKSETYKDAYSRINAIVIEGEQEAHENYITLSQLLPESHDELIRLSKMESRHKKGFEACGRNLQVTPDLQFAKEFFSGLHQNFQTAAAEGKVVTCLLIQSLIIECFAIAAYNIYIPVADDFARKITEGVVKEEYSHLNFGEVWLKEHFTEAKAELEQANRQNLPIVWRMLNQVEGDAHTMAMEKDALVEDFMIQYGEALSNIGFTTRDIMRLSAYGLIAA
- a CDS encoding carbohydrate ABC transporter permease, producing MFKPNPNLKSGDFLSLVVLLLGAFIVLLPLFVVFLTSFAPTATSPENVSKNSWSLANYRVAWQQGKFLLAFANSTLVAIAVTAFQIVTSALAGYALARLKFRGRQALLLVVLATLVIPFQLLVIPIFLVLKWGHLINTYWAMILPTAVNGFGIFLLRQYFQTIPVELEEAAAIDGANRLQILWRVMLPLARPALVTLFLFTFIGEWNDLFKPLVFTTRPELRTVQLALAEFQEQFTNNWPLMMAAVTIATVPVMVLFLIGQRQFIQGIAATGIKN
- the rpsD gene encoding 30S ribosomal protein S4 — protein: MSRYRGPRLRIVRRLGDLPGLTRKSARRAYPPGQHGQNRKKRSEYAIRLEEKQKLRFNYGLTEKQLLRYVRKARRVTGSTGQVLLQLLEMRLDNTVFRLGIAPTIPAARQLVNHGHVTVNGRVVNIASYQCRPGEVIAVRDRAQSRKLVEANLQYPGLANLPSHLEFDKNKLVGKVNSVIEREWVALQVNELLVVEYYSRQA